In Aedes albopictus strain Foshan chromosome 3, AalbF5, whole genome shotgun sequence, the following are encoded in one genomic region:
- the LOC109418637 gene encoding odorant receptor 49b-like produces MNQVRILKRKVQQDWKSCKDFLWPSEPGNDYFRLLDYIVAFAGTRFVPKNRRHKRLLPLWKVYHWMCHYHTVYLFSNAIAHLDRRDNFGEFSWFLMIALEVFMGHVKDFIVAKYTDEIEHAQHFLNKQATIVLDSVYDRQRRKSYFRKIQIVCAAIGLVSLNMLLMMTIPSAQIDELFALSSSIPLSNVLYYFFKFTISPAWPCKIISSTALITSILDGFKTEMMIFANDLESTVQHSESSCFGRIPVSGTQRNQNIDEDSFRNLQHHIYRKISRHVELLEKIKKFQPFVEVFFFVLYFHAMVLIGTYIFVILQTEFSIGSAMILMAVSVYFLKCYFWCWVINSFQDVNEQIAVHIMKLITAIPHSKEHHLEYTELRTMLMIMMMRTQSSAEFSCGGLSVISVELFGNLLNVSYSVITFLLNII; encoded by the exons ATGAACCAGGTCAGGATACTGAAAAGAAAAGTGCAGCAGGATTGGAAATCTTGCAAAGACTTTCTGTGGCCCAGTGAGCCTGGGAATGATTATTTCCGCTTACTGGATTACATTGTTGCATTTGCCG GAACGAGATTTGTGCCAAAAAATCGTCGTCATAAACGATTGCTGCCTCTCTGGAAAGTTTACCACTGGATGTGCCATTATCATACAGTGTATCTCTTTTCGAACGCAATAGCACATCTGGATCGTCGAGATAACTTTGGCGAGTTTTCGTGGTTCCTTATGATTGCTTTGGAAGTGTTTATGGGCCATGTGAAAGATTTTATAGTCGCCAAGTATACGGATGAAATTGAACATGCGcaacattttcttaacaaacaagcTACTATCGTCCTCGACAGTGTATATGACCGTCAAAGAAGGAAATCCTATTTTCGGAAAATTCAAATTGTGTGTGCTGCGATTGGACTTGTATCTTTGAACATGTTATTGATGATGACAATTCCAAGTGCGCAGATTGATGAACTTTTTGCTTTGTCAAGCTCGATTCCGCTCTCGAATGTATTGTACTATTTCTTCAAATTCACAATTTCTCCAGCATGGCCGTGTAAAATTATTTCCAGTACGGCGCTTATAACATCGATACTTGACGGATTCAAAACAGAGATGATGATTTTCGCAAATGATCTTGAAAGCACAGTACAACATTCTGAATCATCTTGTTTTGGACGCATTCCTGTCTCTGGAACACAAAGGAATCAGAATATCGATGAAGATAGCTTCAGGAACCTACAACACCATATCTATCGGAAAATAAGTCGCCACGTTGAGCTTCTTGA gaaaattaaaaaatttcaACCATTTGTCGAGGTATTCTTCTTCGTTCTCTACTTTCACGCAATGGTTCTGATCGGCACGTACATTTTCGTGATTCTTCAAACGGAGTTTTCCATCGGTTCGGCTATGATACTGATGGCCGTATCGGTGTACTTTTTAAAATGCTACTTCTGGTGCTGGGTCATCAACTCTTTTCAGGATGTA AATGAACAGATCGCGGTGCACATAATGAAGCTGATCACCGCAATACCGCACTCAAAGGAGCACCACTTGGAGTATACCGAACTGCGAACAATGCTGATGATCATGATGATGCGTACACAATCCAGTGCGGAGTTCAGCTGTGGTGGTTTGTCGGTAATATCGGTTGAATTGTTTGGGAATCTTCTGAACGTATCCTACTCGGTAATTACGTTTCTATTGAACATTATTTAA
- the LOC109414808 gene encoding uncharacterized protein LOC109414808: protein MDQVRDLKRKIQSDWNRLKYHVWPTEPGNDYFHLMDCVVAVAGTRFVPKNHRQKTLLPIWKVYHWWCHFHSIYVISNAFAHLDRRHDFVEFSWFVMIALEVCMGHVKDLVVAKNSERIQNAQDFINERSHTLFDLYYDSEARRKYFRTIQIMCGAIAVVCINMFLMISIPNGQIDELFALPSMIPFSTVLYLHFKLTLSPAWPCKIVSTTALITSILDGFKTELQIFAHELGRTVKHAQSDTLKQLPSSRPPSGREFDEILFKNLRKHILQHIRLHVKLLEELENCKPFVELFFSVLYFHAMTLIGTYIFVILHAEFSIGSAMILMAVSVYFVKCYYWCWVISSFQDVNKQVEVYVMKLITAIPYLKEHHSEYIGLRTALMIMTIRTQFSAKFSCTGIALISVELFGNLINVSYSVIMFLLNMM from the exons ATGGACCAAGTTCGAGACTTGAAAAGAAAAATCCAGTCCGACTGGAATCGCTTGAAATACCATGTATGGCCCACTGAGCCTGGCAATGATTACTTCCATTTGATGGATTGTGTAGTGGCAGTTGCTG GAACGAGATTCGTGCCGAAAAATCATCGACAAAAAACATTGCTACCCATTTGGAAAGTGTACCATTGGTGGTGTCATTTCCACTCAATATATGTGATTTCAAACGCATTTGCGCACCTAGATCGGCGGCATGACTTCGTAGAATTTTCCTGGTTCGTTATGATTGCTCTGGAAGTATGCATGGGCCACGTGAAGGACTTGGTTGTCGCCAAAAACTCCGAAAGGATTCAGAATGCGCAAGATTTCATCAACGAACGATCACACACTTTGTTCGACTTGTATTACGATTCTGAAGCTAGGCGAAAATACTTTCGCACAATTCAAATTATGTGTGGAGCAATTGCCGTTGTATGCATCAACATGTTCTTGATGATATCAATTCCTAATGGGCAGATCGACGAATTATTTGCCTTACCGAGTATGATTCCGTTTTCGACTGTATTATACTTACACTTCAAGCTAACGCTTTCACCGGCCTGGCCGTGCAAGATTGTTTCTACTACGGCGCTAATAACATCGATTTTGGATGGCTTCAAAACGGAACTGCAGATATTTGCTCACGAGCTTGGAAGAACCGTAAAACATGCCCAATCAGACACTCTGAAACAGCTTCCTTCGTCGCGACCACCGAGCGGTCGAGAGTTCGATGAAATACTCTTCAAGAACCTTAGAAAGCATATCCTTCAGCACATAAGACTTCATGTGAAGTTGCTAGA GGAACTTGAAAACTGCAAACCGTTTGTCGAGTTGTTCTTTTCGGTGCTATACTTCCATGCAATGACTCTTATCGGAACGTATATTTTTGTGATCCTTCACGCCGAGTTTTCTATTGGTTCGGCTATGATACTGATGGCAGTTTCAGTGTACTTTGTGAAGTGCTACTATTGGTGCTGGGTCATCAGTTCTTTTCAGGATGTG AACAAACAAGTTGAAGTTTACGTGATGAAGTTGATCACAGCCATTCCGTACTTGAAAGAACATCACTCGGAGTATATTGGGCTGCGAACGGCACTGATGATCATGACAATTCGCACACAATTCAGTGCTAAATTTTCCTGTACGGGTATAGCTTTAATATCGGTCGAACTGTTTGGTAATCTTATAAATGTTTCTTACTCAGTGATAATGTTCCTTTTGAATATGATGTGA